From a region of the Triticum aestivum cultivar Chinese Spring chromosome 7D, IWGSC CS RefSeq v2.1, whole genome shotgun sequence genome:
- the LOC123167593 gene encoding disease resistance protein RGA5, whose amino-acid sequence MRDQSVLERILNGDEEPKDLPLALLQDITNDFCEENKIGQGGFGEVYKGVLQNGALVAVKRIHINVNTVDDKLFRREFNSLWKANNHQNVVRFLGFCSNMYQTRIAEAGSDDFKLVNVRERLLCFEYISNGSLDKHITDELRGLQWEKRYDIITGICNGLRHLEEKEIIHMDLKPANILLDDHMVPKITDFGLSRPNENSHTMGPRFGTRGYVAPEYDNAGKTSVKSDIYSFGAIIIELVTGFMGIPDKNNVLRRWRHRWSKSPTLLQYQQLTRCMEIAVRCRQQEPEARPSIMDIINYLSKSESTDVHTGQQSTYMDDDMLGIEPLELHFTLDDNKEMSCSVNLTNRTKACFAYNIERPSQQYTTRPGKGIMPPGCNEHLVQITVQAQRQDRAPQVTQNGDKFIIQSTKVSNLRDEDITEHIFHEEAGKMVDEVNLMVKYEPVSRQDPSLPAEAVSLMDINSSIYKDGVQGQCHKELDSRDFHLPEEFSQSQPTNMTYLLRVSDRAVDVTRGAMGSLLHKLGELIKEDFNLEASVKKDVQSLSEELVTMQLVLRKVSEVQRGNLDDLVKRWASNVREMSYDLEDFVDGFLVQSQPESSTSGFRELTHEICFHLEKGKSHHTIGNLIKDKSKQVQDAAKKCKEYKVDNVVPNASAKAAIDELRILAMYEDKEQLVGINRPRDELIRLFEEDGDVSKENLKIVSIVGLGELGKTTLAKAVYDELKAQYDLKTFVLVGQNPDVKKVLGNILRKLVRNFNVENLEAEDLIEELQELLEDKRYFIVIDDIWDSTAWGRIAYAFPRNSCGSRVITTTRIERVARDCCKVECKNVYRMKPLGEVDSRTLFLRRTFGSEKDCPDTHRKEEILVDILKKCGGMPLAINSIASLLAGEPESTWEYVWKSLGALTEGDNLENMKQILDLSYIHLPDHLKACLLYICMYPEDREIDKTELLRKWVAEGFVHVSTNGLLDAVDVAEKYFKELINMCMIQPWRISYNNEVLSCRVHDIILDMMRSKSSKENFIHVIDGSKVEMGEIRRVSVHYNDKKDTTILETINKGSLSHVRSVLLCRSSLLPYFLDFKYVRVLHLEHKYSLNNYLDLTGISGLFLLRYLKVSCDIFSRCELKLPNKIEELQQLETIDIRVGKLREYPSDIVSLPQLSHLSSMGTMLPDGIDRLKSLCTLQGVDMFKSSVENIKGLSKLTNLRELGISWNGSSESVEESTMDALDSSIRKLSANLRIFTFKGGFAYKPDVPGWITRPPFHRDSHLRELNLGGCRFQRCPEWIGELHGLYKLGIVVREVADGVSIVARLPSLAHFYLIVSGMGEEEKEESVVIPGTGSGAFRALKQMLFNCPKVSLNFEAGAMPKLEKLSLRFRHNMAPQFLPVGIQHLPAGTLKQIWLHVYSNQTQNKTSVRHLLEGAFKQHHPSADITVDFI is encoded by the exons ATGCGGGACCAAAGTGTGCTGGAGCGTATACTCAACGGAGACGAGGAGCCCAAGGATCTGCCATTAGCACTCTTACAGGACATCACCAATGATTTCTGTGAGGAGAACAAAATCGGCCagggtggatttggagaggtctacAAG GGCGTACTCCAGAACGGGGCTCTTGTTGCTGTGAAGAGGATCCATATAAACGTAAACACAGTTGATGACAAGCTTTTTCGCCGTGAGTTTAATAGCCTCTGGAAGGCTAATAATCATCAAAATGTAGTCCGGTTTCTTGGCTTCTGTTCTAATATGTATCAGACGAGAATAGCGGAGGCTGGGTCCGATGATTTTAAATTGGTCAACGTCAGAGAAAGATTGCTCTGTTTCGAGTACATCAGCAATGGAAGCCTTGATAAGCATATTACTG ATGAACTAAGGGGACTTCAATGGGAAAAACGCTATGACATAATCACCGGAATTTGCAATGGTCTGCGTCATCTCGAGGAGAAAGAAATTATTCATATGGACCTTAAACCGGCTAACATATTACTAGATGATCATATGGTTCCAAAAATTACCGATTTTGGTTTGTCAAGACCAAATGAAAATTCACATACTATGGGTCCACGTTTTGGAACACG AGGATATGTCGCTCCGGAATATGACAACGCTGGCAAAACTTCTGTCAAGTCTGACATATATAGTTTTGGTGCCATAATCATTGAATTAGTAACAGGGTTTATGGGCATCCCTGATAAAAACAAT GTACTTCGAAGATGGAGACACAGGTGGAGTAAGTCACCGACGTTGCTACAATACCAGCAACTAACTAGATGCATGGAAATAGCAGTACGCTGCAGGCAACAAGAACCGGAAGCTAGACCTTCCATAATGGATATAATTAACTATTTGAGTAAATCTGAAAGTACGGATGTGCACACTGGCCAG CAAAGCACTTATATGGATGATGACATGCTTGGTATTGAACCGCTCGAGCTACATTTTACATTGGACGATAACAAGGAGATGTCATGCTCAGTTAATCTAACCAACAGGACAAAGGCCTGTTTTGCCTACAACATTGAAAGACCAAGCCAGCAGTACACGACACGGCCAGGGAAAGGCATTATGCCACCAGGATGCAACGAGCATCTTGTTCAGATAACAGTGCAGGCGCAGCGACAGGATAGGGCACCACAAGTTACACAGAATGGTGACAAGTTCATCATCCAGAGCACAAAAGTGAGTAATCTTAGAGATGAGGATATCACTGAACATATATTCCATGAAGAGGCCGGTAAAATGGTTGATGAGGTGAATTTGATGGTCAAATATGAGCCTGTTAGTCGACAAGACCCCAGTTTGCCAGCCGAGGCAGTCTCCCTCATG GACATCAATTCCAGCATCTATAAAGACGGCGTGCAAGGACAATGTCACAAAGAACTAGATAGCCGTGATTTCCACCTACCAGAAGAATTTTCACAGAGTCAACCTACGAACATGACTTACCTACTGAGAGTCAGCGACCGAGCCGTGGATGTCACAAGGGGGGCCATGGGCAGCCTACTCCACAAGCTGGGCGAGCTCATCAAGGAGGACTTCAATCTGGAGGCAAGCGTCAAAAAAGATGTCCAGTCACTCTCGGAAGAGCTGGTGACGATGCAGCTCGTACTCCGCAAGGTGTCAGAGGTGCAGCGGGGCAACCTCGATGACCTGGTCAAGCGTTGGGCCAGCAATGTCAGGGAGATGTCATATGACCTAGAGGATTTTGTTGACGGCTTCTTGGTGCAAAGCCAGCCTGAATCTAGTACAAGTGGCTTCAGGGAACTCACACACGAGATATGCTTCCACTTAGAGAAGGGCAAGAGTCACCATACAATAGGCAACTTGATCAAAGACAAAAGCAAACAAGTCCAAGATGCGGCCAAAAAGTGTAAAGAGTATAAGGTCGACAATGTGGTACCTAATGCATCTGCCAAAGCTGCCATTGATGAGCTTCGGATTTTGGCTATGTATGAAGATAAAGAACAGCTCGTTGGCATCAATAGGCCAAGAGATGAGCTAATAAGGCTATTTGAGGAGGATGGCGATGTATCAAAGGAAAATCTCAAGATAGTCTCCATTGTTGGATTGGGAGAATTGGGCAAGACCACACTTGCCAAGGCAGTATATGACGAGCTTAAAGCCCAATACGATCTTAAAACTTTTGTTTTGGTTGGTCAGAATCCTGATGTGAAGAAAGTTTTGGGAAATATCCTCCGTAAACTAGTAAGAAATTTCAATGTAGAGAACTTGGAGGCGGAGGATCtcattgaagaactacaagaattGCTCGAGGATAAGAG ATACTTCATAGTAATTGATGATATATGGGATTCTACAGCATGGGGTCGTATTGCTTATGCTTTTCCAAGAAACAGTTGTGGCAGTAGAGTGATAACAACAACAAGGATTGAACGTGTTGCTCGTGACTGTTGCAAAGTTGAATGCAAAAATGTTTATAGGATGAAACCACTCGGTGAAGTAGACTCAAGAACACTATTTCTTAGAAGAACATTTGGTTCCGAAAAAGATTGCCCCGATACACACAGAAAAGAAGAGATTTTAGTTGATATTCTAAAAAAATGTGGTGGTATGCCACTTGCTATTAATAGTATTGCAAGCCTTCTAGCTGGTGAACCAGAGTCAACCTGGGAGTATGTATGGAAATCCTTGGGTGCTCTGACTGAAGGAGATAATCTTGAAAACATGAAGCAAATATTGGATCTTAGCTACATACATCTTCCTGATCATCTGAAGGCATGTCTACTTTATATTTGTATGTATCCAGAGGATCGCGAGATAGACAAAACTGAATTGTTGAGGAAATGGGTAGCCGAAGGTTTCGTGCACGTGAGTACAAATGGTCTTCTGGACGCAGTGGATGTTGCagaaaagtacttcaaagagctcATCAACATGTGTATGATCCAGCCTTGGAGGATAAGCTACAACAATGAAGTGTTGTCTTGCAGAGTACATGATATAATTCTTGATATGATGAGATCCAAGTCAAGTAAAGAGAATTTTATTCATGTGATTGATGGTTCTAAGGTTGAGATGGGGGAGATCCGCCGAGTCTCAGTCCACTACAATGATAAAAAGGATACAACAATTTTGGAAACAATCAACAAAGGGTCACTATCACATGTTCGGTCAGTCTTACTTTGCCGGAGCTCACTTTTGCCTTATTTTCTGGATTTCAAGTATGTCAGAGTGCTACACCTTGAACATAAGTATTCTTTGAACAACTACCTGGACCTCACAGGTATCAGTGGGCTGTTCCTTCTAAGGTATTTAAAGGTTAGTTGTGATATTTTTTCTAGATGTGAGTTGAAGCTACCTAATAAAATTGAGGAGCTACAGCAATTGGAGACAATAGATATACGTGTAGGTAAACTGAGAGAATATCCATCAGATATTGTCAGTTTGCCCCAGTTGTCGCATCTCAGTTCGATGGGAACAATGCTGCCTGACGGGATCGACAGGTTGAAGTCCTTGTGCACCCTACAAGGTGTAGATATGTTTAAAAGCTCGGTAGAGAATATCAAGGGGCTCAGCAAGCTGACCAACTTGAGGGAACTTGGGATCTCTTGGAATGGGAGTAGTGAATCGGTGGAAGAGAGCACCATGGATGCCCTGGACTCTTCTATCCGCAAGCTTTCTGCCAACCTCAGGATCTTCACTTTCAAAGGAGGATTTGCTTACAAACCAGATGTCCCAGGATGGATTACCAGACCACCATTCCATCGGGACTCTCATCTTCGGGAGCTCAATCTGGGGGGCTGCAGGTTTCAAAGGTGCCCCGAGTGGATTGGTGAGCTCCACGGCCTCTACAAGTTGGGCATTGTGGTGAGGGAGGTGGCTGATGGTGTCAGTATTGTTGCACGGCTGCCTTCACTTGCCCACTTCTATTTGATTGTTTCTGGTATgggtgaagaagaaaaggaagaaagtgTAGTCATCCCTGGCACTGGCAGCGGGGCATTCCGAGCACTCAAGCAGATGCTCTTCAACTGTCCAAAGGTGTCACTGAACTTTGAAGCTGGGGCTATGCCCAAGCTAGAGAAGCTTTCCTTGCGGTTCCGTCACAACATGGCTCCTCAGTTCCTACCGGTTGGCATCCAGCACTTGCCCGCTGGCACCCTTAAACAAATCTGGTTACATGTGTACAGCAATCAAACACAAAACAAAACATCTGTGAGGCACCTGTTGGAGGGAGCATTTAAGCAGCATCATCCAAGTGCCGACATCACCGTTGACTTCATTTAA